In one Meles meles chromosome 17, mMelMel3.1 paternal haplotype, whole genome shotgun sequence genomic region, the following are encoded:
- the LOC123928350 gene encoding receptor-type tyrosine-protein phosphatase V-like, with product MRPSVLFVAFLWLRGFLAKGDECHSLARSPDGESGGPPLKVNVSSQGRPTSLFLSWAAPGPDKLSHALRLTHLSPLGSPEGQPLQAHTNASSFEFRDLVPGGHYLLEVTALRACGQNSTITIAARTAPSTVCSLRFHNRGSPSSLEASWGAAPGEQDGYQLLLYHPESQTLVHNVSRPLGTLSYNFSHLLAGSEYVLEVTTWAGNLQAKTSVHQWTAPVSPPKLVLRALGTNGLRASWNRSEGAAWLQLVLTDLLSGTNLTAVVRRGVSNHTFLRLSPGTPYELTLSAVAGPRQVAGPNATEWTYPSAPLDLVLIPLPSTLWASWKTGPGAHDGYLLMLSGQVEKNSTRGPGALNATFPGPLPAGHYILELRALAGPYSAWARASAWLYDSAAQPRQSNGTKLQLDGLAAPGEPRRQAQLYDEGAPGLLGNTSVPPATTRSTTQSLTDQTIPAPPASLSLGLASQPPVLTASWSPPPGHRDGFQLWLYRLRPLTLESRETLPPEAQNFSWARLPPGTEFLVQLATLRGPHESSRANATGWTSPLAPPLVNVTPEGPTQLRASWVHAPGSRDGYQVTLYQAGVQAGASTVGAEVDSTSFSALTPGTQYEVEIVSKAGPLRAAAANASGWTSPRTPSELLVSMQASSAIISLAWASGPRGHGLCHARLSEAGHLSWEQPLGLGQAHLILSDLTPGRTLSLSILCQAGPLRAFTHPVVLPVEPGPVEDVRCQPEATHLALNWMVPSGDVDVCLVVAEQLATGGDAHLVFQANTSGDALLVPSLMPATSYRLSLTVRGRNGLWSRVVTLLCATSAEGWHPPDLAAAPQLEPEAGTGVMITRGMFGKDDGQIQWYGIIATTNMSLVRPPQEAINHTWYDHYYGGRDSYLAILLPNPFYPGPWAVPRSWMVPMGTEDCGQTQEICNGQLKPGSQYRFSVVAFTRHSPPETIISFSAFSEPRASISGAAMPLPAAVAIMGGCVLTVCTVLGLLCWRRVKGHRAEKTRFSQELTAYNLRRTQRPIPIQSFRQSYEAKSAHAHQAFFQEFEELKEVGKEQPRLEAEHPANATKNRYPHVLPYDHSRVRLTQLEGEPHSDYINANFVPGYTDPQEFIATQGPLKKTLEDFWRLVWEQQVHIIVMLTVGMENGRVLCEHYWPADSTPITHGHIMVHLLAEEPEDEWTKREFQLQHVAQQQQRRVKQLQFTTWPDHSVPEAPRSLLTFVELVREQARATQGTGPILVHCSAGVGRTGTFVALSRLLRQLEEEQTVDVFHAVYALRLYRPLMIQTPRQYIFLHSCLLNKILEGPSATFEAEKTRSGSWGTPRALSPVHPSPRSQPILVTNFAQACAKRAANGNAGFLKEYKLLLQAISDVADSSAPPPGYEQDSTGSYDDYQVRFSPGEDSPPSEMLEACLFSGGPLGHDHVVLTGPAGPQEFWELVWEHGAHVLVSLCPPDTWEKEFWPTEMRPIVTDMVTVHWVAESSTAGWPCTLLRVTHGKSRKERQVQRLLFPRWEPGRELPATTLLPFLAAVGRCCSRDKTKPSTLLSHSSKGVAQLGTFLAMDQLLQQAGAECTVDIFHMALQQSLACGLMTPTLEQYIYLYNCLNSALMDGLP from the exons ATGAGGCCCTCAGTCCTGTTTGTTGCCTTCCTCTGGCTCCGGGGTTTCTTGGCCAAG GGAGATGAGTGTCATTCCCTGGCCAGGAGCCCGGACGGAGAGAGCGGAG GACCACCTCTGAAAGTCAACGTCAGCAGCCAGGGGAGGCCTACTAGCCTCTTTCTGAGCTGGGCAGCCCCGGGGCCAGACAAGCTGAGCCATGCCCTCCGCCTCACCCACCTGAGTCCCTTGGGCTCTCCAGAAGGGCAGCCGCTCCAGGCCCACACCAACGCATCCAGCTTTGAGTTCCGGGACCTGGTGCCAGGAGGTCACTACCTGTTGGAGGTGACTGCCCTGCGAGCCTGTGGACAGAACAGCACCATCACCATCGCCGCCCGCACCG CCCCATCGACTGTCTGCAGTTTGCGGTTCCACAACCGTGGGAGCCCATCCAGCCTCGAGGCCTCGTGGGGGGCTGCCCCCGGGGAGCAGGATGGCTACCAACTTCTCCTCTACCACCCAGAATCCCAGACGCTGGTGCACAATGTCTCCAGGCCACTGGGCACCCTGTCCTACAATTTCAGCCACCTCCTAGCAGGTAGTGAGTATGTTCTGGAGGTTACTACCTGGGCTGGCAACCTCCAGGCGAAGACCAGCGTCCACCAATGGACAG CCCCCGTGTCTCCTCCCAAGCTGGTGCTGCGGGCCCTGGGCACCAATGGCCTACGAGCCTCCTGGAACAGATCCGAGGGGGCTGCCTGGCTCCAGCTCGTGCTCACGGACCTCCTGAGCGGCACCAACCTGACCGCGGTGGTCAGACGCGGGGTCTCCAATCACACCTTCCTGCGCCTCTCTCCAGGCACCCCCTACGAGCTGACGCTCAGTGCTGTGGCCGGGCCCCGGCAGGTGGCGGGGCCCAATGCCACCGAGTGGACCT atccctctgctcctctggaCCTGGTGCTCATTCCCCTGCCCTCCACACTCTGGGCAAGCTGGAAGACAGGGCCGGGTGCCCACGACGGCTACCTGCTCATGCTAAGCGGGCAAGTGGAAAAGAACAGCACTCGGGGCCCTGGAGCCCTCAACGCCACATTCCCGGGGCCCCTGCCTGCTGGACACTACATTCTGGAGCTGAGGGCTCTGGCTGGGCCCTACAGTGCCTGGGCCCGGGCCAGTGCCTGGCTGTATG ATTCTGCTGCCCAGCCCAGACAGAGCAACGGGACCAAGCTACAGCTGGATGGGCTGGCGGCCCCCGGGGAGCCCAGGAGGCAGGCACAGCTCTATGATGAGGGAGCCCCAGGCCTCCTTGGAAACACCTCTGTGCCACCTGCCACCACGCGGAGCACGACCCAGAGCCTCACAGACCAAACCA TCCCTGCTCCTCCTGCCAGCCTGAGCCTGGGCCTTGCCTCCCAGCCTCCTGTCCTGACGGCCTCCTGGAGCCCCCCACCCGGGCACAGGGATGGCTTCCAGCTGTGGCTTTACCGCTTGCGGCCCCTgactctggaaagcagggagACTCTGCCTCCGGAAGCTCAGAACTTCTCCTGGGCCCGGCTGCCCCCAGGCACCGAGTTCCTGGTTCAGCTGGCCACCCTGCGGGGGCCACATGAGAGCAGCAGAGCCAATGCCACAGGCTGGACGT ccccccttgcccctcccctggtAAATGTGACCCCTGAAGGTCCCACCCAGCTCCGGGCATCCTGGGTCCATGCTCCTGGGTCTCGAGATGGCTACCAGGTGACTCTGTACCAGGCAGGGGTCCAGGCAGGGGCCAGCACCGTGGGAGCTGAGGTGGACAGCACGAGCTTCTCGGCTCTGACCCCAGGCACCCAGTACGAGGTGGAGATTGTCTCCAAGGCTGGGCCCCTCCGCGCGGCAGCTGCCAACGCCTCCGGCTGGACCT cCCCGCGCACGCCCAGTGAGCTGCTGGTGTCCATGCAGGCGAGCAGCGCCATAATCAGCCTGGCCTGGGCCAGCGGCCCCCGGGGGCACGGGCTGTGCCATGCCCGACTCTCAGAGGCTGGTCACCTCTCCTGGGAGCAGCCCCTGGGGCTTGGCCAGGCCCACCTCATTCTAAGCGACCTCACACCCGGACGTACTCTCTCCCTGTCCATCCTGTGCCAGGCGGGGCCGCTCCGGGCGTTCACTCACCCCGTGGTGTTGCCTGTTG AGCCTGGCCCGGTGGAGGACGTGCGGTGTCAGCCCGAGGCTACTCACCTGGCCCTGAACTGGATGGTGCCCTCGGGGGACGTGGACGTCTGTCTGGTGGTGGCGGAGCAGCTGGCCACGGGAGGGGACGCGCACCTCGTCTTTCAGGCCAACACCTCGGGGGACGCCCTCCTCGTGCCCAGCCTCATGCCTGCCACTTCCTACCGCCTCAGCCTCACCGTGCGGGGCAGGAATGGCCTGTGGAGTCGTGTGGTCACCCTTTTGTGCGCCACTTCTGCGGAGG GCTGGCACCCCCCAGACTTAGCTGCAGCCCCCCAGCTGGAGCCGGAGGCAGGGACAGGAGTGATGATCACACGGGGTATGTTTGGCAAGGACGATGGGCAGATTCAGTGGTACGGCATCATTGCTACTACCAACATGTCAC TGGTTCGGCCCCCCCAGGAAGCCATCAACCACACGTGGTATGACCACTACTATGGAGGACGTGACTCCTACCTGGCCATCCTGCTTCCCAACCCCTTCTACCCGGGGCCCTGGGCTGTGCCGAGATCCTGGATGGTGCCTATGGGTACAGAGGACTGTGGCCAGACCCAGGAGATCTGTAACGGGCAACTCAAGCCGGGCTCCCAGTACCG GTTCAGTGTTGTGGCTTTCACCAGACACAGCCCCCCTGAGACCATTATCTCCTTCTCAGCCTTTTCAG AGCCCCGGGCCAGCATCTCCGGGGCAGCCATGCCCCTCCCCGCGGCGGTGGCCATCATGGGGGGCTGTGTCCTCACCGTCTGTACTGTGCTGGGCCTGCTGTGCTGGAGGAGGGTGAAGGGGCACAG GGCAGAGAAGACTCGGTTTTCCCAAGAGCTGACAGCTTACAACCTGCG GCGGACCCAACGGCCCATCCCAATTCAAAGCTTCCGGCAGAGCTATGAGGCCAAGAGTGCTCATGCTCACCAGGCTTTCTTTCAGGAGTTCGAG GAGCTGAAGGAGGTGGGCAAGGAGCAGCCCAGACTGGAGGCAGAGCACCCGGCCAATGCCACGAAGAACCGTTACCCACACGTGCTACCCT ATGACCACTCCCGGGTCAGGCTGACCCAGCTGGAAGGAGAGCCCCACTCCGACTACATCAATGCCAACTTCGTCCCA GGCTACACCGACCCTCAGGAATTTattgccacccaggggcctctcaAGAAAACTCTGGAGGACTTCTGGCGGCTTGTGTGGGAGCAGCAAGTTCACATCATTGTCATGCTGACTGTGGGCATGGAGAACGGGAGG GTGCTGTGTGAGCATTACTGGCCAGCAGACTCTACCCCCATCACCCACGGTCACATCATGGTCCACCTGCTGGCCGAGGAGCCCGAGGATGAGTGGACGAAGCGGGAATTCCAGCTGCAGCAT GTTGCCCAGCAACAGCAGCGGAGGGTGAAGCAGCTGCAGTTCACCACCTGGCCGGACCACAGCGTCCCCGAGGCCCCCCGCTCCCTGCTCACCTTTGTGGAACTGGTACGGGAGCAGGCGAGGGCCACCCAGGGCACTGGCCCCATCCTGGTGCACTGCAG TGCGGGTGTGGGCCGCACGGGCACCTTCGTGGCCCTGTCAAGGCTGCTGcggcagctggaggaggagcagacgGTGGACGTGTTCCACGCTGTGTATGCGCTGCGGCTGTACCGGCCCCTCATGATCCAGACCCCG aGGCAGTACATCTTCCTGCACAGCTGCCTCCTGAACAAGATTCTAGAAGGGCCCTCTGCCACCTTCGA AGCTGAGAAGACTAGAAGCGGGAGCTGGGGAACCCCGCGTGCCTTGTCCCCTGTCCACCCTTCCCCCAGGTCCCAGCCCATCTTGGTGACAAACTTTGCACAGGCCTGCGCCAAGAGGGCGGCCAATGGCAACGCTGGCTTCTTGAAGGAGTACAAG ctcctgctccaggCCATCAGCGACGTGGCTGACTCTTCCGCGCCCCCTCCTGGCTATGAGCAGGACAGCACGGGCTCCT ATGACGACTATCAAGTGCGGTTTTCTCCGGGGGAGGACAGCCCCCCTAGTGAGATGCTCGAAGCCTGTCTTTTCTCT GGTGGGCCTTTGGGCCATGACCACGTTGTGCTGACTGGCCCTGCTGGGCCCCAGGAGTTCTGGGAGCTGGTGTGGGAGCACGGGGCCCACGTGCTGGTCTCCCTGTGCCCGCCTGACACCTGGGAGAAG GAGTTCTGGCCAACGGAGATGCGGCCTATTGTCACAGACATGGTGACAGTGCACTGGGTGGCCGAGAGCAGCACGGCAGGCTGGCCCTGTACCCTCCTGAGGGTCACACAT GggaagagcaggaaggagaggcaggTGCAGAGACTGCTGTTCCCACGCTGGGAGCCAGGGCGGGAGCTCCCGGCCACCACCCTGCTGCCCTTCTTGGCTGCCGTGGGCCGATGCTGCTCTCGAGACAAGACGAAGCCAAGCACGCTGCTCAGCCACTCCAG CAAGGGTGTAGCCCAGCTGGGCACCTTCCTGGCCATGGACCAGCTGCTGCAGCAGGCGGGGGCTGAGTGCACCGTGGACATCTTTCACATGGCCTTGCAGCAGTCACTGGCCTGTGGCCTCATGACCCCAACACTG GAGCAGTATATATACCTCTACAACTGTCTGAACAGCGCCCTCATGGACGGGCTGCCTTGA